tacctcgagattttggaaaaagttacaagaagctttgggtacaaaattgaactttagtaccgcatttcatccacaaacagatggtcaagcggaaagagtaatccggtactcgaagatatgcttagatcttgtgttttagaatttggaggtagttgggagaaatatctatctttgattgagtttgcctacaataacagcttatcaatcaagtatacaaatggcaccgtctgaagccttatatggtcgtaagtgtcggactcctttatattggaccgagcttagtgagaaacagattcacggagttgatctagttaaagaaaccgaagagaaaataaaagtaattcatgattgcttgaaagctgcttcagatcgacaaaagtcatatgcagatttaaaaagaaaagagattgaatttcaagtgggtgataaggtgttcttgaaggtgtcaccatggaaaagattcgagatttagtcaaaaggcaagttgagtccgcgttttattgggccgtctgagattcttgagagaattggaccatggcatatcggttggccttaccggcagagttagaaaagattcataacgtgtttcatgtatcaatgttgcgacgttatcgttcgatccttcacatgtgatttccccacgaaattgagattcgatcggatatgacctatgaggaggaaccaataaagattttggctcgagaagttaagcagttaggaaacaaaagtatagccttagtgaaagtattgtggcacgacatgggatagaagaggctacgtgggaactgaggaagctatgaggaaacagtacccaaacctctttctacggtaagattttctgggacgaaaatctctaaagggggagaattgtgacaacccgaattagggcctaatcggaatagtggttttgtgaccacaaatccgagatagaaataattgttttataaatattttggggtttatgatatgattgcatgattgtgtgaaaatttcgtgatgaaattctatgcctaaagtgtttaaattgaaagtagggactaaatcgaataagttgcaaaatttgcatactagaaatttttagtatgaaattgttttgaaatatttattaggaggtcttaaatagcaattttaccaattttaagttcatgaacaaatttaggacatggaaggaatttttggaaagtttagtagtaagggtattttggtcattttgatattaaatgaaataaaatgggaaaaataacacaaaatagtcatcttccccatttagttgctgccgaaacttcactctctccatagctagggattcttcaactttcaagctccatagtaagtgattctaagccccgtttttaatgttctttacgtttttggaatcccggaagctcgattaagcttatgctagtaataatttaacctagggttcatatttggaaaaatacccataggtgaaatttgtgtattttgatgttttatgatagaatatgaggttttaaattgtgttaaataatttgtgctactcggttttaagtgaaaacgagtaaaagcagcataatcggtaaaaatacctaatgttcataactatatgatagagtgggaatttgatgttgttgtagaagagaaaatgttcagcatatcataaaacataagaataagggctgaaattaaattccgagcctaggggcaaaattgtaattttgtaaaagttaggggcaaaatgtaatttttctacaatgtgatttttggattgaaataaatagtatgagtattaaatgagctaaatgtgttattatagatcaagaaaggcgctgaaccgacctcgagcggggaaagaaaaagttttggactaaattgcaaaatttccatattttgcaccaaggtaagttgtatgtaaatattacaataatttcatgtacattcttatatttcagcctattatataaatatactagctgatgctaaaatataaattgactattggaagaatggaaataaatatagagagagatccggttgaacattggagagatcgaatgaaatagagggcgtagctaggtcacatgtatgatctgagtgcacatcatgtgtacaagaaagctacgagacaccctgtagtagctaggtcacatgcgtgatacgagatgtatcccatgtagacaagagagctacgtgaaagataaatgtagctaggtgcatgcgtgattccaagtgaaggacaccatgtagacaagagagctacgtgaaagataaatgtagctaggtcgcatgcgtgattccaagtgaaggacaccatgtagacaagagagctacgagacaaatcggctaggtcgcatgagtggtactaagtgttccccatgtgtacaagagagccgaactaaatgaagtatgatggtggggctgtgtgctgaaaccgttaaatatcgaggattgatccgaattgttcaacgggatggttttgtggtgacattgtggtttggacctacacttatagtgaatgaaatgtggtgaaaatgaattgtggcatatacatatatacgataaaatgaggttagcataaagaatgtgtgaaagagtgaaattagtattaaaactgtttttagatggcagcagtgacgtgattttgaaaaatcaccaaaaataggaggaatataattagaggttgaatgagatgtgaaattaaagcttaatgagtctactttcatataaaagaagcagggcaagcaaaggaattctatattttgagatatttacaattgtaactgacttgctcaggatgaatacgtgatcccctgtttccactttgaaaaatcattaaaaattgtacaaagcaaactaagaaatatagtttacatgcctaaattccttattgagactagttttaaatacaacagacttcagggttgtttgattttatgtactgagagaaattcaattcgtagtggacagaggtcaggccagtcgagctgtgtaacagggaaactttaactaataaactgtactaatctgctgaaccaaaattataaaaaatttagcaagaagctttatgagtctagattcaggaaattttacggatatgaatttcgagtttttaactcgagttatgatttatttagtgaatatgacacagcagagacagcttaatcaagtggaataagtagtgaagttaaagtagacatacttgaattgttgtgtaaacatgttagattcttaaattagtatttacatactacttactaagctataagcttacttcgttttctctcttttgtcttatagtgttctccagcttgctcaggagtcaaggatcgtgaagatctacccgcactatcatactttggggtatttgaactaaatgttttgaattatggcatgtatagtaggcaaaaattattttgttatgtgtcatatttgtctaggtttaaaatattagttacagtactcgaccagttactttgtacaagccataaaagttggctaatattgttcaagatatatgttatacgatgcattatcaaatgggatgacatatttctatcttggttatgtttaatggtatatgttatgttctggtaataccttgtatcctgttccggcgacggtaacgggtaaggggtgttacaatagggaTAGGCTTTAGGGTTTAGGAGATAGGGGataggggtttagggtttatattaattagtgtttttaatttatttattaaataatttcttatataattgtaaagagatacttttaattttaatatattaaaattatgattatagtttaaattatttaagagataatagataaactttatatatattaaatggtttaagatttaaggtttacttgagatttataaaatgatgaaattttatacaatcaattaatgcttttatatttaaaatatttaatttaaaccatttcatatatatttaaatattaaatttaaaataaacattgataaataaataaataaaaaataatgattGATATGTATAGATAACTATATAGTTAGGGTTTAGGGTATAGGGTGTAGGTTCATGGTCTAGGATTTGGGGTTTGGtatttggggtttaaggtttaatttttagtgtttagGGTAAATATGGTGAACTACTTAACTTGTGTATCTtggattttttataatataaatctaaataagataaatataaattattatgtttaaaaatatatatcaaaatgggttaaatcccaaaagtatacatgaacaatggtttagtgtgcaattttatacatgaactttaatttgatccaagacttataaattattaacacaattattgatataacatcattttatatttatatttattcaatataaaatatatagatgtatttatttttaaaatgtgtatgattaaatcaaaattaaagtttcaactatacatttaaaccacaattagaatttcacaTCTACAATTATACATTAAaccgaaattcatatataattttgagatgtatctctatcaaaatttaggtgtatacatataattaaatgccaattatataaaaatataaacaactAATGCGGACTATACTTAAAAGAATAATGCTTGTATTAATGtgtcattttgtatttttttaattcatcgattccattttatttatgttaaagtttccttttgtattttatatgttaatttaaaattataaaaaattcaaaaaatttaaaattaaaatttaaaaattaaaaatttaaaaattaaaaatttaaaattaaaaattaaaaattaaaaattaaaaataaaaataaaaaacttaaaaatttaatatttaatattttagtccatattttagttaaaagttcaatattcaaaataaaaaaatccaaaaaatgaTAATCTCAtcacaaaaattttgaaagaaaaaataggaaaaaatatgttaaaaatgaaaaaaattaaaattgaacaaTAGTAGCGTTTTTGGGTAAAACGCCACAAAAAGTTGAGTTATAGTGGCGTTTTTGGTGAAAACGTCGCAATAGATCCGAGAATTAGTGGTGCTTTTTGAAAAACACCGCAAAAGGCCATTATTTTTGGTTACCCGCTCACtcccaaaaaataatttttggttaCCCGCTCGTTACTCCCTCTTCTTCTCATCTCCGTCGCACGCCCTAAATCCCCCAAATAAAAGTTTGTACttatttctttttcccttttactctcaaaatttgcccctaaatttcccatttccaacaacaccaatcatacttatttttccttttcattCCACTGCACTGAATTCACCCACCATAGCTACTCCTTTTTCTCTCGATCTGTTAGGGTTTCTTTTAATTCTAGGCTTTCAAGGGAACATACagtttccttttaattttatcgGTGATTTCTATGGCGACGGAAACCCTAGATGACAAGAAATCGGAGGAAGAGAAGGTGATAgataaagaaaatgaagagggaaATAAGGAGGTTTTGGATAAACAAATGGAAGTTGAAGAGAAGGAGAACGAGGAAGAGAAGAGGggggaggaggaagaagaagagagTGAAGATGAAGGGACTAAAAGGGTCAAAGGTAGTAGTAGAAAGGGGAGTTCTAGGAAATCTAGTCGAGATTCGACTGAGAAGAAAGAGCCAGTGACGCCTAGTAGTGATAAGCCTACAAGGGAAAGGAAAGTCGTAGAAAGGTATTCAGCTCCTTCTGTTGCAAGGTCTTCCTCGTCTAAAACTCTGTCAATTGAAAAGGTATGCTTTCTTTTCTGGATCTCCATGTTTAACTTTGatgattttctttattatttaaaaagaaaacataCTCTGATCTGGTAGGCTAATAAGTTTATTCCTCCATAGCATAGTTCCATTTCCTTTTTGTAGTCATGATAGTGGGTCTTTACCTATCGTAAGTTGCAATTGTCACCATCAACATTTTCGTAGTGGATTTTAgctcaaatttatttttccagATCACTGTGAAGGAGAAGCATGATCTTCATGTTTTGAGTTCTTTTTAGCTATTATATTCTTGTTGATATTTCTATAATGAGGGTGTTAAGTGCCAACAAGTAATAGCTGGTTATTTAAGATTACTTTTTTATGCTTTACAGCTTGTGAAACAAGCTAATCTACCTCATAGTGGATTTTGTTCAAGCATCTTTGAGCTATTTTGAGCGCATTGCAGTATTTTCagttatttttgtaaatatattaaaaataggaATTTGTCAGTTGTGAAATATAGATTAGACAGTATGGTGTTAAACACCTTGTAAGTTTCATCTATATTTTTATTGTCTTTTTCGTTATTGTATTCATGATGATAGCCTGTTGTTGAAGTACTAACTTTatgtttcaaattattatttatgttCAGCTTGTGAAAGAAGCCATTCTGTCTCGTATTCATGGCTTAGCTCTTAAAACAACTGTTGCTGCGGTATGTATGCATATTTTtgctaattaaatttaattatattattttgtcATAATTTTTTAGATCTAATAATATGAATAAACACTTCCATGTGATGTAGGACAATTCTCCAGAATAATTTTCAGTACCAACGTTTTTCTGTTACCCAAATCCAACCTCCTAACATAATATAACTTACGTAAGCTTCATAACTTGGTGTTAAACCCATGAGGAAATAAGGCCCAACTAGTCCAAATAGAGAGACATTCttcatcaatatttcatataatttattaaaaaaaaaggccTATCTTTGGATATTTAGTCTGCTTCAAATGCATATGTTAGAGCTGCTTTAGTTTAACTTTGTGCATTGTCCCTACTAGTTTCCTGAAAAAACATTTGAGCCTCTTGAAGAATGTGAATTTAGGCCATTCATGAAATTATaatattggaaaaaaaaaagaatggaaaTAGTGAAGTGTGTTTTATTATTGCTTTTAGGAAAACAtctaaattctattttctttcttgTGATTCAATAGTATTCATAATGCTCATCCGAATTGAATGCAGCAGATACAACTGTTTGTCAAAGTAtgtgtataatttttttttgtaaggGTTAGTAATTAGTCTTGGTTGATCTAAGTTTATGTTCTCAAGACATCCTTGCATCTCCATTTAATCAGTTTTGTCAAACCTTGCTCATTGGCCACTGTGTTTGTATTGTCTGTTTTTAGATTTCTTTGATTTGTATTGTTAATATAGATATTACCTTATTGTTATTTTTTGGTCTAGTTATGTGGAAATTTTTTAGTGTTATTTTTTCATTCAAGTTTCTCAAAATATTTGGTGTGGTTTTTCTTATTGTGTATTGGTCCTTCTATAGTCCTTTTTAGTTGGTTTAGAAATATATTTGGAAAGGATCCTTGAACGATATAAAAGATACTCGTATACTGAGATCCAATGTGCTACAGATGAAATTCAACAAAATGTAAACTCAACCCTCCTAAACTTTATTTTgcaaatctttaatttttttaaggcaTACTTTTTTGGTTTCATTTTGAAAGGGGATGTTCATGGATCAGACCATGAAAAATTTGAAGACACCAAATCTATTCTACTTGTTGACTTGGGATGATTTCAATATGTTCTTTTACAGGGAAACTGGACCTGGGAACATGCAAAACTTAAAGCTAGAGTGAAGACTTTACAAAGAAACCTGAGGTACCCCCAATGGCTTCA
Above is a genomic segment from Gossypium arboreum isolate Shixiya-1 chromosome 8, ASM2569848v2, whole genome shotgun sequence containing:
- the LOC128296619 gene encoding DEK domain-containing chromatin-associated protein 2-like; its protein translation is MATETLDDKKSEEEKVIDKENEEGNKEVLDKQMEVEEKENEEEKRGEEEEEESEDEGTKRVKGSSRKGSSRKSSRDSTEKKEPVTPSSDKPTRERKVVERYSAPSVARSSSSKTLSIEKLVKEAILSRIHGLALKTTVAAGNWTWEHAKLKARVKTLQRNLRHYEGEDIQNLSLRELQNLEQQLDSALKRIRSKRV